The Candidatus Effluviviaceae Genus I sp. genome has a segment encoding these proteins:
- a CDS encoding DUF4126 domain-containing protein, with the protein MELALSILIGLGLSAACGYRVFVPFLVLSIAAMTGHVTLAQGFQWIGTPYALTAFAVATVLEVVAYYVPWVDNLMDAAATPAAVVAGILITASVVGDVSPFLRWSLAVIAGGGVAGAIQAATVVVRGTSSATTGGLGNPVVATGELGGSIVTSILAVLVPIAAVLLVVLLLVLIIRFARRRIEAC; encoded by the coding sequence GTGGAGCTCGCGCTCAGCATTCTCATCGGCCTCGGCCTCTCCGCCGCGTGCGGGTACCGCGTGTTCGTGCCGTTCCTCGTCCTCAGCATCGCCGCGATGACGGGCCACGTGACGCTGGCGCAGGGGTTCCAGTGGATCGGGACGCCGTACGCGCTCACGGCCTTCGCCGTGGCGACCGTGCTCGAGGTGGTCGCGTACTACGTCCCCTGGGTGGACAACCTGATGGACGCCGCGGCGACCCCCGCGGCGGTCGTGGCGGGGATCCTGATCACGGCGTCGGTGGTCGGAGACGTCTCGCCGTTTCTGAGGTGGTCGCTGGCCGTCATCGCGGGCGGGGGCGTCGCGGGGGCCATCCAGGCGGCGACCGTCGTGGTGCGCGGCACGTCCTCCGCGACGACCGGCGGCCTGGGCAACCCCGTCGTGGCCACAGGCGAGCTGGGAGGTTCCATCGTCACGTCCATCCTCGCGGTCCTCGTCCCCATCGCGGCCGTGCTCCTGGTCGTTCTTCTGCTCGTTCTGATCATCAGGTTCGCCCGCCGGCGGATCGAGGCGTGTTAG
- a CDS encoding endonuclease translates to MRQTALRATIAGLLIAVAVPGAYAGVLISEMCDPRLNYLTDRFIEIYNAGAASVDLTGWSLVAVGNWGDIFTWPLSGSIEPGEALVAGDRTTTIPFQVDFADEAWSSNNSLWNGKVGDGAKLLNASSIVVDYAVVDGTAFENEDYVRKYGVVNPSTTYDPSEWTATEVDYPTDGSPGTHSSAPPTPGPVVSDVATDPPAPLAGEAVHVEAVVTDTVAIATVSLFWGVSQFSLPNEIPMSPASRSVYRTDEAIPGQNAGTTVYFRIHATNSIPGTTITDIRSYSLPFVVSVSAVQGTGGSSPYNGYAVITHGVVTGSYGTLFSIQDGSGPRSGLWARAASAPAEGDSVTVRGTVTENADVVYAGTTMLVGAIVTGAVPGAGLPDPAVVSTAASSSEDYEGVLVRVEGAVCTNALLGSGRWQVDDGSGPGRVDDLGYASQPALGTAYDVVGPVIYADGAFALEPRRAADVVWAGDAAAPSIYQVYAETETTLIVAFSEPVDATTCGTATSYTIEGLTVVGAARDAHHADRAVLTVSTMSPGEYWLVVDGVEDLYANAMDSVSFSFDFVDVTVPPGYYAAAEGLAGDDLRAALHEITDGHTVLPYSYSWEAFYTTDDKPNGKVWDMYSDVPGGEPPYEYTFGVDQGGIGGVEGTGYNREHVWPSSWSGGELLPKYSDLHTIYPTDNFVNNQRGNDPYGEVASPTWTSLNGSRKGNCVYPGYSGPAFEPIDEYKGDFARTFFYVTVRYHTEDAAWSGSAMTDGADILPWAVSLLLGWHEADPVDRKELERNGTVYAMQGNRNPFIDRPEFADRMYQAAAVGDGDAPGAPVIALHQSAPNPSARSTTIRFALPAATDVRLRVYDAAGRLVRVLADGPFGPGEHEVSWDGRNAAGREVAASVYFYSMEADGFRDARKLVLLR, encoded by the coding sequence ATGCGGCAGACGGCACTCCGGGCGACGATCGCGGGGCTCCTGATCGCCGTCGCGGTCCCCGGCGCGTACGCGGGCGTCCTCATCTCCGAGATGTGCGACCCCCGCCTGAACTACCTCACCGACAGGTTCATCGAGATCTACAACGCGGGGGCGGCCTCCGTGGACCTCACGGGGTGGTCTCTGGTGGCGGTGGGGAACTGGGGCGACATCTTCACCTGGCCGCTCTCGGGATCGATCGAGCCCGGCGAGGCGCTCGTCGCAGGCGACCGCACCACGACCATCCCTTTCCAGGTGGACTTCGCGGACGAGGCTTGGTCGAGCAACAACAGCCTCTGGAACGGGAAGGTCGGGGACGGAGCGAAGCTGCTTAACGCAAGCTCGATCGTCGTCGACTACGCCGTCGTGGACGGCACGGCGTTCGAGAACGAGGACTACGTCCGCAAGTACGGCGTCGTCAACCCCTCGACGACCTACGATCCGTCGGAGTGGACCGCGACCGAGGTCGACTATCCCACGGACGGAAGCCCTGGGACCCACTCCTCCGCGCCGCCGACGCCGGGCCCGGTCGTGTCCGACGTCGCGACCGACCCTCCCGCGCCCCTTGCCGGTGAGGCCGTGCACGTCGAGGCCGTCGTCACCGACACGGTCGCGATCGCCACGGTGTCGCTCTTCTGGGGCGTGTCGCAGTTCTCGCTCCCGAACGAGATCCCCATGTCGCCCGCGTCGAGGAGCGTGTACCGCACGGACGAGGCCATCCCTGGGCAGAACGCGGGGACGACCGTGTACTTCCGCATCCACGCGACGAACAGCATTCCCGGCACGACCATCACCGACATCCGGAGCTACTCCCTTCCGTTCGTCGTGTCGGTGAGCGCCGTGCAGGGGACGGGCGGAAGCTCGCCGTACAACGGGTATGCGGTCATCACGCACGGAGTGGTCACCGGCAGTTACGGAACGCTCTTCTCCATCCAGGACGGGAGCGGCCCGCGGTCCGGGCTCTGGGCGCGCGCCGCCTCCGCGCCCGCCGAGGGGGACTCCGTGACCGTCCGCGGCACCGTCACCGAGAACGCCGACGTCGTGTACGCGGGCACCACGATGCTCGTGGGCGCCATCGTGACGGGCGCCGTACCCGGCGCCGGGCTTCCGGATCCGGCCGTCGTGTCCACGGCCGCGTCCTCGTCCGAGGACTACGAGGGCGTGCTCGTGAGGGTCGAGGGCGCGGTCTGCACGAACGCGCTCCTCGGCTCGGGGCGGTGGCAGGTGGACGACGGGAGCGGCCCGGGGCGCGTGGACGACCTCGGCTACGCGTCCCAGCCCGCGCTCGGAACGGCCTACGACGTCGTCGGGCCGGTCATCTACGCCGACGGCGCCTTCGCGCTCGAGCCGCGCCGCGCCGCCGACGTCGTGTGGGCGGGCGATGCCGCGGCGCCGTCCATCTACCAGGTCTACGCGGAGACGGAGACGACTCTCATCGTCGCGTTCTCCGAGCCCGTGGACGCGACGACCTGCGGCACGGCGACGAGCTACACCATCGAAGGGCTGACCGTCGTCGGCGCCGCGAGAGACGCGCACCACGCCGACCGCGCGGTGCTCACGGTCTCGACCATGTCGCCCGGCGAGTACTGGCTTGTCGTGGACGGGGTCGAGGACCTCTACGCGAACGCCATGGACAGCGTGAGCTTCTCCTTCGACTTCGTGGACGTCACGGTGCCGCCCGGCTACTACGCCGCCGCCGAGGGTCTGGCGGGCGACGACCTCCGCGCGGCCCTGCACGAGATCACCGACGGCCACACGGTCCTCCCGTACTCGTACTCGTGGGAGGCGTTCTACACGACCGACGACAAGCCGAACGGGAAGGTGTGGGACATGTACTCGGACGTCCCGGGCGGCGAGCCGCCGTACGAGTACACCTTCGGCGTTGATCAGGGCGGGATCGGGGGCGTGGAGGGCACGGGGTACAACCGCGAGCATGTCTGGCCTTCGAGCTGGTCGGGCGGCGAGCTTCTGCCGAAGTACTCCGACCTCCACACGATCTATCCGACCGACAACTTCGTCAACAACCAGCGCGGCAACGACCCCTACGGTGAGGTCGCGTCGCCGACCTGGACCTCACTGAACGGGAGCAGGAAGGGCAACTGCGTGTACCCAGGCTATTCGGGGCCCGCGTTCGAGCCGATCGACGAGTACAAGGGCGACTTCGCGCGGACGTTCTTCTACGTCACAGTGCGGTACCATACCGAGGACGCCGCCTGGTCAGGCAGCGCCATGACCGACGGCGCCGACATCCTGCCCTGGGCGGTCAGCCTCCTGCTCGGCTGGCACGAGGCCGACCCCGTCGACCGCAAGGAGCTCGAGCGGAACGGGACCGTCTACGCTATGCAGGGGAACAGGAACCCGTTCATCGACCGCCCCGAGTTCGCGGACCGCATGTATCAGGCCGCGGCCGTCGGCGACGGCGACGCGCCGGGCGCTCCGGTCATCGCGCTCCACCAGAGCGCGCCGAACCCCTCCGCGCGCTCGACGACCATCCGGTTCGCGCTTCCGGCGGCGACCGATGTCCGTCTGCGCGTGTACGACGCCGCGGGGCGGCTCG